One Legionella lansingensis genomic region harbors:
- a CDS encoding DSD1 family PLP-dependent enzyme yields MSKSFIGADKWALDTPCLVIDREKLAYNLDRMRQHSLQHHVNIRPHCKTHKCTTLAKLQLEYGAIGISAAKVSEAKVLINQGVTGVLITSPIVTSFKIERLFHCLKKAPDTLIVADNRDNLLHLEKAAAFHKQPINVLVDLDPGLGRTGVAPQHALDFAKQIHQSKWLNLAGIQCYAGNLQHISSYEERKLRSLKTMQLASDVVNEFKKHGLPCPILTGSGTGTYDIDIQASEVTEIQPGSYTVMDIEYAAIGSRENKEHFTHFKHSLTLLTTVISSNRSDHVTVDAGTKSIYVDKNHRPKVISHDYLEYDWGGFGDEHGKLTSANGNLPVNGEVIELIVPHCDPTINLFDKFYITSNNRVVDVWEIDMRGASQ; encoded by the coding sequence ATGTCAAAGTCATTTATTGGTGCAGATAAATGGGCCTTAGATACGCCTTGTCTAGTTATTGATAGAGAAAAACTAGCATATAACCTGGATCGCATGCGTCAACACAGTCTACAACATCATGTAAATATCAGACCCCACTGTAAAACGCATAAATGTACAACGTTAGCTAAGCTTCAGCTTGAGTATGGTGCAATTGGTATTAGTGCCGCCAAAGTCTCTGAAGCTAAAGTATTAATTAATCAAGGGGTTACCGGGGTATTGATCACTTCACCCATTGTGACTTCTTTTAAGATTGAAAGACTCTTTCATTGTCTTAAAAAAGCTCCCGATACCCTTATTGTGGCAGACAATAGAGACAATTTACTTCATTTGGAAAAAGCAGCAGCATTTCATAAGCAACCAATCAATGTATTAGTGGATCTCGATCCCGGTTTGGGTAGGACTGGTGTAGCACCACAGCACGCTCTCGACTTTGCTAAGCAAATTCACCAATCCAAGTGGTTAAATCTTGCAGGAATTCAATGCTATGCAGGAAACCTGCAGCATATTTCATCTTATGAGGAACGCAAACTCAGATCATTAAAAACGATGCAACTGGCAAGCGACGTTGTCAATGAATTTAAGAAACATGGCTTACCTTGTCCGATTTTAACGGGTAGTGGCACAGGAACCTACGACATTGATATCCAAGCATCAGAAGTCACTGAAATCCAACCAGGTTCCTATACGGTGATGGATATTGAATATGCGGCAATTGGTTCGAGAGAAAATAAAGAACATTTTACTCATTTCAAGCATTCACTAACGCTACTTACAACAGTGATTAGCAGTAATCGCTCTGACCATGTAACCGTCGATGCAGGCACAAAATCAATCTATGTGGATAAGAACCATCGACCGAAAGTAATAAGCCATGATTATCTCGAATATGATTGGGGCGGTTTCGGTGATGAGCATGGTAAGTTAACCTCCGCCAATGGCAATTTACCTGTCAATGGCGAAGTGATTGAACTGATCGTACCGCACTGTGACCCAACCATTAATTTGTTTGATAAATTTTATATCACGAGTAATAACCGGGTGGTTGATGTTTGGGAGATTGATATGAGAGGCGCCTCACAATAA
- a CDS encoding NAD(P)-binding protein — protein MKVIIGAGPAGLYAAIKLRKAGIKDVVIYDPRAGEYTRPGHLNENAFRKAEDGIGKKFWQGRFGHIKDFERALYEEALKLGIKIEKKRFVGLREDSKNPGVIVNDGTNDEFVPADYVFDCTGSRRDVIKEVNALCPESPLKLKDVTDVPVKNHFLAYVKLSEDQLDRINEAHELEPLRTLDSLSFARSIVKLRELGWKEFTTPRCYGVYFGKGKSCLYLQTPDNLAKTDHDRWVQTVLECHITPVGYQHLPPSKKYSHKPRFVAFPVSAQALEQVSYKGKNLPEVIALGDAQIDPNYYLAHGIRNGMSRIDALFDTMEIFDGKIYYFNEGDYLAEIQNLLREHKQQVIEEANEQRKAFADALELARLHFKQALILTSDVSEKSTFTKILTEIEARQSYAKGSKLFAECHSANKVKLAIYSVDTLVAKLNLIHIDLLKAYSDLPASFGVERKDAKDLLLHLATSWKDVGNELYKKGRLQDAIEAYKKAIDIYNLPTIQGTQSLQELPIHSNLVIAYSNAKMYNEAIVTAQMALDVYQQYTGADRPAALYEKLVFNLIKTLCAQGEEFLATSKNDKASSCHQQAQLLMKTHKEALSEKIALQINQKINELQKRIPKNSEALTALGVFTLGKTEGVSTPTKEFNFN, from the coding sequence ATGAAAGTAATTATCGGTGCAGGTCCAGCAGGCTTATATGCTGCTATTAAATTAAGAAAAGCAGGTATTAAGGATGTCGTTATCTATGATCCTCGCGCTGGCGAATATACTCGTCCGGGGCATCTGAACGAAAATGCATTTAGAAAAGCTGAGGACGGCATTGGTAAAAAATTTTGGCAAGGTAGATTTGGTCATATCAAAGATTTTGAGAGAGCACTCTACGAAGAGGCTTTAAAATTAGGGATAAAAATAGAAAAAAAGCGTTTCGTAGGCCTTCGTGAAGACAGCAAAAACCCTGGTGTTATTGTTAATGATGGAACAAATGATGAATTTGTTCCTGCAGATTATGTTTTTGATTGTACTGGTTCGCGTCGTGACGTCATTAAAGAAGTAAATGCTCTCTGTCCCGAGTCTCCTTTGAAACTGAAAGACGTGACTGACGTTCCAGTAAAAAATCATTTTCTTGCTTACGTGAAGCTGAGCGAGGATCAATTAGATCGCATTAATGAAGCTCATGAGTTAGAACCTCTGAGAACTCTTGATTCCTTATCTTTTGCACGATCAATAGTTAAGTTAAGAGAACTCGGCTGGAAGGAATTCACCACTCCACGGTGCTACGGTGTTTACTTCGGTAAAGGAAAATCGTGCTTATATTTACAAACCCCTGATAACTTAGCAAAAACCGATCATGACAGATGGGTACAAACTGTTTTGGAGTGTCACATCACACCGGTTGGTTATCAACATCTACCGCCTTCAAAAAAATATAGTCACAAGCCACGATTTGTAGCATTTCCAGTCAGTGCTCAAGCCTTGGAGCAAGTCTCGTATAAAGGAAAAAATTTGCCCGAAGTTATTGCACTAGGTGATGCACAAATCGATCCGAATTATTATTTGGCACATGGTATCAGGAATGGTATGTCCCGCATTGACGCTTTATTTGATACCATGGAGATTTTCGATGGCAAAATTTATTATTTTAACGAGGGAGACTATCTGGCAGAAATTCAGAATCTCCTACGCGAACATAAACAACAAGTCATCGAAGAGGCTAACGAACAAAGGAAAGCTTTTGCGGATGCTCTGGAACTGGCAAGACTACACTTCAAGCAAGCCTTGATCCTGACTTCTGATGTTAGCGAAAAATCTACGTTTACCAAGATTCTAACTGAAATTGAAGCGCGTCAAAGTTATGCGAAAGGCAGTAAACTGTTTGCTGAATGTCACAGTGCAAACAAAGTTAAATTAGCTATTTATTCCGTTGATACCTTGGTTGCAAAGCTCAATCTCATACATATTGATCTATTAAAAGCATATAGTGATTTGCCAGCCTCCTTTGGGGTTGAGAGGAAAGACGCCAAAGATTTATTGCTTCATCTAGCTACCAGTTGGAAAGATGTAGGTAATGAGTTATATAAGAAAGGCAGATTGCAGGATGCAATCGAAGCTTATAAAAAGGCGATAGATATTTACAACTTACCAACTATTCAAGGAACACAAAGCTTACAAGAGTTGCCTATCCATTCTAACTTGGTTATTGCTTATAGCAATGCCAAAATGTATAACGAAGCTATTGTGACCGCACAAATGGCTTTGGACGTTTATCAACAGTACACTGGAGCGGATCGACCAGCGGCATTGTATGAAAAACTGGTGTTTAATTTAATCAAAACCTTATGTGCTCAAGGAGAGGAGTTCTTGGCCACAAGCAAAAATGATAAGGCCTCCTCTTGTCACCAACAAGCTCAGCTGTTAATGAAGACACACAAAGAAGCGCTTAGTGAGAAAATAGCATTACAGATTAATCAAAAAATTAATGAATTACAGAAGCGTATTCCTAAAAACAGTGAGGCATTGACGGCTTTGGGTGTATTTACACTAGGAAAAACAGAGGGAGTATCCACACCCACTAAGGAATTTAATTTTAACTAA
- the thpR gene encoding RNA 2',3'-cyclic phosphodiesterase, translating to MTSRVFFAIGFPNNIRKKLEEILSILQCSLPQECIKWTSTQNLHITLAFLGNIQQEHIPRLIERSSYELQNSKAFSLQLYRLQLFPTAKKPRIISLEAGPDHVLSQIANHLRQAILDSNYSTETRSFRGHLTLGRLRNPHIAADALHEIKLPTIPTIPITEIHLFESKPGKDQSYYIPLARFPLK from the coding sequence ATGACTTCACGTGTGTTTTTTGCAATTGGTTTTCCCAATAATATTCGAAAAAAACTTGAAGAAATACTATCCATTTTACAATGCTCCCTTCCACAAGAATGTATTAAGTGGACTTCTACACAAAACTTGCACATTACCTTGGCTTTTCTAGGTAACATCCAGCAGGAACATATCCCTCGATTGATTGAGCGCAGTAGCTATGAATTACAAAATAGTAAAGCCTTCTCATTGCAATTATATAGATTGCAACTATTTCCTACAGCTAAAAAGCCACGAATTATTTCTTTAGAGGCAGGACCAGATCATGTTTTAAGTCAAATAGCCAATCATCTTCGTCAAGCCATCTTAGACAGCAATTATTCCACAGAAACACGATCTTTTCGCGGACATCTAACGCTAGGTCGCTTGCGAAATCCCCACATCGCAGCTGATGCATTGCATGAAATAAAATTACCAACCATTCCCACTATACCTATCACGGAAATTCATTTATTTGAAAGCAAGCCGGGTAAAGACCAATCCTATTATATTCCTTTGGCTCGATTTCCTTTAAAATAG
- a CDS encoding DUF190 domain-containing protein encodes MIKSVDVVVVRIYVLESSKLIKQIFEHLEKQVKIRGISLFRGLRGFGEEGEHSCSLADTHWNLPVVIEFFDSKDKVKMALDYLNTLIKPEHIVFWEAQANAGV; translated from the coding sequence ATGATTAAATCTGTTGATGTAGTTGTCGTGCGGATTTATGTCCTCGAATCATCAAAATTAATAAAACAGATATTCGAGCATTTGGAAAAACAAGTGAAAATCCGTGGCATCAGTTTGTTTCGCGGTTTAAGAGGATTTGGTGAAGAAGGAGAACATAGTTGCTCGTTAGCTGATACTCACTGGAATCTACCAGTCGTTATCGAATTTTTTGATAGTAAGGATAAAGTGAAAATGGCTTTAGACTATTTGAATACGTTGATTAAACCTGAACATATCGTGTTCTGGGAGGCGCAGGCAAATGCTGGCGTTTAA
- a CDS encoding patatin-like phospholipase family protein — protein sequence MSSKIGSAGDDKPRGNNPLANRFDNLPAKDKDRFPRVAYVLQGGGALGAYQFGVVKGLLEAGYEPDWIAATSIGAIQAAILVGNPPEKRIEKLEQFWQKVAPSKLFDFLGESGATLEFYNNMSALFTLLFGQPHFFYPRWCTGTFPLWGDLTTLSYYDTTPLRDTLLELIDFDRLNSCPIRLSLGAVQISNGHLIYFNNINYRIEVEHVMASAALPPGFPAVNINGELYWDGAVHSNTPLEVILEAIPAQDTLCFLVDCYGGLSFIPQTMNEIEERMKDITYSTHAQRSIYNYLHRQKMRNSTLELGQVLTAEQKKKYAQHLLDIGTPHHCTLVHLIYTARIVKAPSKDYNFGLPVVKRRIEVGYADVQKILEEESQWGYLPKDGQSRLYELPTHQSRLIRKWKKGAI from the coding sequence ATGAGCTCGAAAATAGGATCTGCTGGGGATGATAAACCTCGCGGTAACAACCCTCTTGCAAATCGTTTTGATAATCTGCCTGCTAAAGATAAAGATCGCTTCCCGCGTGTTGCTTATGTGCTACAGGGGGGTGGGGCCCTAGGTGCTTATCAATTTGGCGTTGTTAAGGGATTGTTAGAAGCTGGGTATGAGCCTGATTGGATTGCGGCGACTTCGATCGGTGCTATTCAAGCTGCAATCCTGGTGGGTAACCCTCCTGAAAAACGCATTGAAAAACTAGAGCAATTTTGGCAGAAAGTTGCACCAAGTAAGTTATTTGATTTTCTAGGTGAATCGGGTGCCACCTTGGAATTTTATAATAATATGAGCGCTTTGTTTACGTTATTATTCGGTCAGCCACATTTTTTTTATCCCCGTTGGTGCACAGGTACATTCCCTTTATGGGGTGATCTAACCACGCTTAGCTATTACGATACAACTCCGCTTAGAGACACACTGCTTGAGCTTATCGATTTCGATCGACTTAATTCTTGCCCTATTCGTCTAAGTCTCGGCGCTGTACAAATCAGTAACGGTCACTTGATTTATTTCAATAACATTAATTACCGCATTGAAGTGGAGCATGTTATGGCTAGCGCTGCTCTCCCACCCGGTTTTCCAGCGGTTAATATTAATGGTGAGTTATATTGGGATGGTGCTGTGCACTCGAACACGCCCTTAGAAGTTATTTTAGAGGCAATTCCTGCACAGGATACATTATGCTTCCTCGTTGACTGCTATGGTGGACTGTCATTCATACCGCAAACCATGAATGAAATCGAAGAACGAATGAAAGATATTACATACTCCACCCATGCACAACGCTCCATTTATAATTATTTGCATCGACAAAAAATGCGGAATTCTACATTAGAGTTGGGCCAAGTTTTGACTGCAGAGCAAAAAAAGAAATACGCACAACATCTATTGGATATTGGTACCCCTCATCATTGTACTTTGGTTCATTTAATTTATACCGCTAGAATCGTTAAAGCACCATCGAAGGATTACAATTTTGGGCTACCAGTTGTCAAAAGGCGGATAGAAGTAGGCTATGCAGATGTACAAAAAATACTTGAAGAAGAGTCCCAATGGGGTTATCTGCCCAAGGATGGACAAAGTAGATTATATGAATTACCCACCCATCAATCGCGATTGATCCGGAAATGGAAAAAAGGCGCGATTTAA
- a CDS encoding zinc ribbon domain-containing protein YjdM: MTSLPKCPQCNSEFTYEDGVLFVCPECTHEWPKDTVEQNNNDRVIKDAHGNRLQDGDTVTVIKDLKVKGSSSVVKVGTKVKNIRLVEGDHDIDCKIDGIGAMKLKSQFVKKV, from the coding sequence ATGACTTCTTTACCCAAATGTCCGCAGTGTAATTCAGAGTTTACTTATGAAGATGGCGTTCTCTTTGTTTGCCCTGAGTGCACGCATGAATGGCCGAAAGACACCGTGGAACAAAATAATAATGACCGCGTTATTAAAGATGCCCACGGTAACAGGCTACAAGATGGTGATACTGTCACAGTGATAAAAGATTTAAAAGTGAAGGGTTCTTCATCGGTTGTGAAGGTTGGAACCAAAGTCAAAAACATTAGACTAGTTGAAGGTGATCATGATATTGATTGCAAAATTGATGGCATTGGTGCCATGAAACTGAAATCTCAATTTGTAAAAAAAGTATAG
- a CDS encoding DUF2267 domain-containing protein has product MHVSSIESSVHKTYEWLHELKDFGDFKDEAQCYSILRVILHSLRDKLPTELAASLASQLPLILKGVYYDGWNPSHPLNKARGFEEFIEPIASELSRINVDAKEAIISAIKFINHKLEPDLAEKILNALPEHIRNHFNAC; this is encoded by the coding sequence ATGCATGTTTCATCAATTGAGTCATCAGTACATAAGACTTATGAATGGTTACATGAACTTAAGGATTTTGGCGATTTTAAAGATGAAGCTCAATGCTATTCTATTCTGCGTGTGATACTTCATTCTTTACGCGATAAATTACCAACTGAATTGGCTGCAAGTTTAGCTTCACAACTACCTTTAATCCTAAAGGGAGTTTATTATGATGGTTGGAATCCCTCTCATCCTCTTAATAAAGCAAGAGGATTCGAAGAGTTTATTGAACCGATAGCCAGTGAGCTAAGCAGAATAAATGTTGATGCCAAGGAAGCTATTATTTCTGCGATTAAATTTATTAATCATAAGTTAGAACCAGATTTGGCCGAAAAGATATTGAACGCATTGCCTGAGCATATTCGTAACCATTTTAATGCCTGCTGA